The Candidatus Aegiribacteria sp. nucleotide sequence CCGGCGCAAAGCTCCTCCTTCAACGTAAATGCTAATATGATTGGGGAATCTGATGTTTCCAAAAGGAGGAAAACAAATTGGATTTTAAACCGAATAAACTTCAGCTTGTGAATAACTGCAGAATAGGTGATGGAACGAAGATCTGGAATTTCGTAAATCTCTACGGGTGTACTATAGGCCGCGACTGCATGGTGGGCTGCTTCACTGAAATACAGAGTGGCGTAGTGATAGGGGACAGAACCAGGTTTCAGAGTCACAGCTTCGTCTGCGAAATGGTTGAAATCGGCAGTGACTGCTTCATAGCCCATGGTGTGATGTTCATTAACGACATCTACCCTCCACAACCGGATCCCGCTGACTGGAAGGGCACGGTAATAGAGAATGGAGTAAGCATCGGATCAAACGCGACGATACTTCCTGTAAGAATAGGTGAGGGAGCCATAGTCGGAGCGGGCGCAGTTGTTACAAAGGATGTTCCCCCGGGAGCGGTTGTAGCAGGCAATCCAGCGAGAATACTGAGATACAAGGAATAAAAGACAAAATCCAACACCTGCCCCCTCCTCGAACATCACAGGATGCTCAAACTACTATAGGAGATCAAGAGGACTTATAACTGATTGCTTGAATTCCTTCATTACGTGCAGATAAATTCTTGTTGTCTCAAGATTCTTATGCCCCAGCAACTCCTGTATTGCACACAGATCAACACCTGACATAAGCA carries:
- a CDS encoding N-acetyltransferase — protein: MVGCFTEIQSGVVIGDRTRFQSHSFVCEMVEIGSDCFIAHGVMFINDIYPPQPDPADWKGTVIENGVSIGSNATILPVRIGEGAIVGAGAVVTKDVPPGAVVAGNPARILRYKE